The nucleotide window ggttaccagaaaatattaaattgttctagtacatttttattatttttttataaaaggatggaattattttattataaaaataaaagtctggcctttaatattttgttgcgCAAGGTATTGTATGGCTAGGCCGGCGTAGCTCGGAATGTCATACAATAGTTTGccaactttttaaattgttgattgCTAAAATAATggaaactttcataaaaatgtttatgactTGAAAAACTCACATACTAAAAACAGGACatagaaaacattttcttatatgAGTTTCGGAACAATATAATTGACAtaaagttttttctgtttaaatttttcttaataaaactgtgaagaaaataataaatgtgatgtttttttcaatattacggttatttttacaaaaattattttagcttaCGTCTTTTAGGATCAGATCTTTTCTTTCGCTATTAAACCTCTAAATAGTTACTAATATTCTCGTGATACGGTATGCAGCTGTAAATGAAGAggtgaattaatattaaataggaataaatacatataatattaaataaacctgCAGAAAAAAAAACGATACGATTATTAaacattgttacaaaattttaagtcCCACAACGAGATAGAAGTTAATCgttcttaaaaatttgttaagtgtaagtaaaataaaaatataaatatcgatagtaaatcaaacatttttatatgagtCATGTCATCGCATATAATACATAATaccatttgaaaattttatttcttcattaataaccAAAAATCTTCATATAATAcggcattttatttaaataacatgataCATACTAATCTTACATGAGTCAAAAAACTATTTCCTGGTatgatgttaagaaaattaacccCTTCACTCTtggtaaataacaaatattttgaataattggTCTACTGAATTAAAAACACGgtatttaatgcattattttacaataaaatacagttattcCTTCATGTTTCCACTCTCATTGTTTCTGATGTTAGAAACCCATTTAAGTTACCAGTCAAAGATGCTTTCTCTGGCAGTAATGACGTTTATTCCTTATTAGTTTAAACGTGTTTTTAAATGtgtcatttaaagaaataatttaaagaaaagtattatttttataaatataaaaaatatcacaagacATAAAATTGCAacagaaatttacagaaaatatccTGAAcgcctttttatttaaatttttcaattaagatACTTTAAAAAACATGATATAGAGCTTTCATAGTTGCTCGTACAATTGAAATGGAGAAAAACTATCTTGCTCATATATATTagccatataataataataataataataataatattatccgtATTATATTATTAACCGTACTATTCATACATATTAAGAAGGAAAATATCTGTTCCTTTTAATCATGAtatattgagagagagagagagaaagagagagagagagagataaattgatatattctcataaattttaagagaaatcgTGCAGAAATATAGAAAATTCCTTTGTTGAATATAGTAAGGaaaaggataaattaataaacaacacaCACGCTTCTTAAGATGAGTCAAGATCGACAGAATTTTAGCTCTTTTTATTGCAACTGCATACTACGAAGCagtatattatctattttaattggGATTGAAATTTATTGGGACGAAAGGAACTCGTTCTAATAAACTTCAATATCAATATATATGCTTCGTAACATGCTGTAACAAAAAAGGCTACAATTCTATCGATCTAGACTCATCTTAAGTAGCGTGTGTGtttatacagaatgattaaaaaaaatgtaatagactTTCAGCACATGTTCTCCTGAAGAAAATAAGGCAGTAACATCATATAAAGATAGGTTCGAAGCGCTACTTTAGCGAGTGTCATCTGgggaaagatttcgccctgatttctgcgctttgagtaaaattaagccagactacaGTTCTTATGATCCAAATTAATtggttttgaatgaaatttgatctgaaaaattgaaaaaaaaagaaatataaactataattttagtaatatttcgaGAAATCTGTGGTATTAATATACGAACAACGTTCACCGTGCtaaattatgttttcttcttCCCTGATATAATCTTGCTTTTCAGCAACTTATGAAGAAGATGGCAATGATCCAGTGGTATGTATGCACCGAAATACCGAAACAAATTTCTGTGCCATGGAATCCTTctgtttataaatctttattgatATTCTTGCTGTACAACGTAGCATATTTCCACTTCAGAACCCATAAACAAAATTGATGTCAGCGTATAGTTCATTGGAAAATGCTCAGGACCTTTTTAAATTATGACAAACACTCATAATTCCatctacttattaaatatttattgttgttcaaATGCAATAAGAGAGCAGAATGAGATAGAATATGTTTTCATTGGAGGCTTATTATGTTgatgaatctgtttcttgatttttaagtaaatcaagaggacttgtAGCACTTTAGgacaaaacttttgtttttgcGATCAACGCTTGTTTTGTTGGTTTGAGAATAGTATGTTTTGCGTTTAAGATTCAATCAAGTAATGAACTGAGTGTTTAGTCTAAATGGAGTTagaaataggaaaatattttgtgttaaaaccttcggtgttagaggaaggagCGGGAATCGCACTTCCGCAAATCGGTCAATTTGATTGTTAAATCGCTATAatttgtaagttatggtaggtggacGTAATTAGAAGAAGCGATACGAATGCGACAGTagtttgtgtaaatacactgatggaaatgtctgtcaaggcatttgcatcggtggcatcctgacagagactAAATTGATGACaggtgttgtgttatcaagtttagagggtccaAAAAATGAAATCCAGGAAACACCAGCAGGAagtcatattataaattaaaattctaaattatttaaataagattttctttgtttttcataattaatacaattttttttttatcttcgattGTTATTAAGTATGAACAAATGTATCTATTTGCTACGTAATAGGTGTTGTTGCTAGTGTGGGAGGAACTTTCTATTGGAAAGGCTCAATGATTTTGATGTCGCAATTgcttaatatgattaaaaactgAATACCATACGTCCAGATTGTTCTGATGACTAGTTTAAGCctataaagtaaaagttttagAAGTGATATTTTATATTCACACCAAAGTGgtcaatagaattttttatgatagttgaatttttaagttttattttgaatataccGTTTctagtttatatacatattaaaaaaaatttaatttatgtaatatcgTTTGTTATAAATGTACAGTAATGAAAATGTAACGTATAAACTAGAACGTCTCGTGAGACAAAAGAACCTTAAATTGGATCCAAAGGAGGCTGGTGTTATTAGTTGCACCAACCTACAGAACAGTGTCCAGCAAGACGGTCTTCCTTGATGCAGGCATGCCTccgatatttgtaaaaatatgtgaGCGAATAGACAGATAGATGGGCACCCCGAAAACGCAAGCATGGGAGAATGCTGGAAAATGGCAATAAGATAGATAGCATAAGACTATATCTGGCCGCTGGACGTATGGGATAATCCCAGATTTACGTAGGTGGGTCTGTCGACTGCAAGGAGAGGTCAACTATTAGCCCACTCAGCTTCTGACAGGCCATGGAGCGTTCAATGCCTACcttagaaaagaagaaaagacGACAAAAATGTGTATTGTGCCCTAGAGGATAGTCAGGCACACTTTTTTTGAGTGCAACAGATGGGCAGAGGACAGACAGCGGTCACTGGGAGGTTGGCTGCTGACAATTTGATCGAGGTACTTCTTTGCAGCGAAGAAAACTGGAACGCTGCTGCAGAAATCAGTAAGACACTACTGCAGCAGAAGATGACGGAAGATAGAgtggaagaagaaaaagatgatAGAATATAACATTTTCGATGTGCTGTTTCTATcttctttatcaattttattttttacactttgtaTTATGTGATGcacacacacatttattattattattattattattattattattattccgccgcccaggatattcggaaaccattcctgatatttccctcgcctcAGAAGAGTTCGTCACGCTCGTCCAGGACTGGAGAGTCCTCGAGGATTACaccggtagcgaccaccaatacatctcatttagagtcctagatggtACACGAGAGCGCCCGGGACCCCCACGGCAGGCGAAAAGATACAACATCAACAAAATTGACGAGAATAAATTCTCCTCaaagatctcctcaggggtggtagcccctgaaaacttcgccaacggggggaacgctggcgctgaagccgtagttgctgcgactatgcggctgatcgcttctgcatgcgacgcctccatgccccacggggggccgaggcaccagaagcgacccgtgtactggtggacaccggagattgcggggttgcgccgggagtgtcttcgactaagacgagtggcgcaacgtgcgaggaatcgcatagacgcgaacgccaggtcagccgagtacaagacggcaaagaagcggctccgtcgagccatcaacgtgagcaaggcacgctgctggagagaactgacggagaccgtggatgcagacccttgggggctaggttacaagatagtaactcggcgattgggggtctcgcggtcaccagctccactagacgaagcTAAAGCGGAACACGCTGCTGCtgaccgcagcaggctggcgtaggactacgatcacgtcagagGCGGCGcagggtcgattctcggccccgacctttggaacgccgtctacgatggcttgctgaggctggagatgcctgaagaatctgccttggttgggtacgctgacgacgttgcgctacttgtcgcagaccgcgacgtggagcgcgcccaactgaggctcagtcgggccatgcacagagtcggtgcctggctggacgatcatggattgtctctagctctcagcaaaacggagatcgtagttctcacgaagaaacgtatcgacacccttctttccctgcgggtcggggtagaggttgtcgagaccaagccgcaaagtacctcggtatgatgattgaccggaaactcagctttgctgagcagcttcgtacagccgccgacaaagctgcgagagccgtaactgctctcaaccggcttatggcgaatgtcggcggaccgaaggccagcagacggcgattgctgatgtccacggtacattccatcctgctatacgggtcggaagtgtgggcccaggcattaggagttgcgagaaaccggaagcggctcgcgcaggtgcaacgcaccgcagccttgcgagtcgcttccgcgtatcggacggtctccgagcctgcagtacttgtggtcgccggcgtcatacccattgctactttagcaagggagcgccaggcgatctacgggaggcggcgggcaggcggagaccgggtgaccattgccaacgaggaacgcactcgcacattcctcgcatggcaagagacctgggaccacgagaccagaggacgatggaccgcaaggcttattcctctggtcagaccgtggacggagcgacggcatggagaagtggagtactacatgacccaatttttaatgggtcacgggtacttccgcgcttatctccatgtcatagggaaagcgccgtcccccgactgcctgtattgtcccggtgtacgggacgacgctgagcacacctttttaaaatgtgctcggtgggcggcagatcgagggacattagaggcggatcacggagcactgagtccccacaacgtggttgcgatgatgctccgtgacctgggcagctgggaaagcgtagcccgattcgtcggcaacatactcagggccaaaaaagttgacctggacagtcctgaaaattaggtagctcctaacaggctagtataggatgactcgaccggaagtaatgtgataaacggttccgggtcgagccctggttgaaaggggggtggttttagtcggtagtccgctgatggtgtttggataataccatcagcgggagcccgacactccgtgcgtaaatgcatttccacctcgcccctcaaaaaaaaaaaaaaaaaaaaaaaaaaatattattattattattaaagtatgacTTGTTTCCTACAGagaggaaataaaagaaaaaaaaacaagagaagcCTTGCAGCCTTGATTTCAACCGGGCTGAATAGGAAGAGGACAGCCATGGCAAAGAAGCAGCTGGAGTCCCTTAGGGGTCGTCACTGCTGCTGATGTGTCCAGGGCTCTTCAACCCACCCAAGGAGTCCTGCAAGTGTGCAGTGTGCAGTATGCTCTGAGTAATACCGAAAGGCAGATATCAGGGCATATTATATAAGGGGGAAGGTTTTTAGTCGGGGAGAGCtccttatttttcctgtttagcctcctggaattaccgttcaggtattagtcAGGGAGACCCTAACACTTTCCAGCTGTACGGGCGGCTGGGAGATCTATCCCCTCCTCCAACGAAAAAACTATGAACTAAAtgtctcatttttttataaactccatttttcaataaaatttaaatggtgCGTAGCGAGATAGAGATGCAGGGAACTGGTATAGTTTTGTGTAAGGATAACGTTAAGTATTTGAAGCGTCTTCAAATCTACGAAGATTCTTTTATTGTCTGTATGTAATCAGAAGAAAATAATATGTGTAGAATATGTTAATTGAGCTACTATTTGTTTCTACTGggtatattataaaactttaagaaaGAAACTTACAAATAAATGACTGTTATAAAAGAAATGGATTAATAATGTCATACAACAaacgagaaaatattatttcgatttaaaaaaaaggtttaattaaaataaaaatatactacttgTCCCTTGCTTCACTCCGcaacgttattattacaaagtaatatgaaagatttaaaaaaccatCTTTCTTTTACAAAACGTTTCACCCCCAACCCCGTTCCTTTTATCTTTCCTTTCCTACCCTACAGTAAAATGCGTGaccaagatttatttcaattcgTTCAGAAGTTTTATTTGATGGAtcgaactgattttttttattctgctcggaatggctTGCAGATATGACAAACGCATCAAcagaccttcaaagtgattttcttgTGAATAATAACCTGGcaaaacttcttttaattattatatgacaGTTTGTTGAGGAATTAAGAGGAGATACAAGTTTGGGGTCCGACGATGTTTTGTGACGTTTTCATTccaagcagattaaaaaaaaaaatcagctcgaTCCGTTCAGTAGAACGCCCACACAGACTGGAAGTAGGATTTcagcccaatttttttaatttataagatttttattattattttataaatattgtaattgcaAAGGTATCctacacaataataattttgaatattttattttgtttttgcgattatacaaatattaaaatattgtcttgattgtataaataacaataataataataataataataataatgtaaatacaattattatttttatctgatttgcctactaaaattaaaaaaagaatgattaaactGATAAGAACTCATGGTTGAtagataattcatatttaaagtaGTAATTCAGttagttgttaaatatttaattcctgtataataaaaaacagtttatttaaaaaaaaatgttattcactttatttatttctcttcttaGTTTTACACCATATTGCTTGGTAAGTAATCCAGAAAATTgtacactttattaaattaaaaatttaatcagattattgttccaaaatcagtaattttttatttgtatattttttagattgttaaatgtttttgaaacttaataaacttaagcgagttttaaaactttaaacgagttttttttttaaattattcaaaatgagttctcaatttaattatgtttacgagcataatatacatatatatatatatatatatatatatatatatatatatatatatacaaaaataaataaataaatatatatatatatattttttttttcttttatctttcacGTCATACTCATCAACCAAATAGGTCCATTTTACAGGTAGTTTCTTAGGTCTTCTGTAGTAATTTTTCCTGGACAATTTGCgtgaagatttttaaatgaaattagatttttactcgctctattattaaatatcttttaatttgttagttCTCAATATTACATACTGattttgtgaataattatttagatttaagaagTATTTCATGAATAACTCAAAGAAACTTCGTACCTAACACGAGTTTACAAAATACATTCTCGCATCTCAAACAACCTTATCTCTTACTTGCTAGTAAATACTTGTAATTTCTCCGCAGtcgttttcttatgtttttaaaaatttaagtaccttgctcattttttttcttaacttttttttttcaatataattagctactttttttttaatatataaaacaaatgtaaaaagacggactgaaacataaaaattaattaaaaagttaacttatttctggaaatttcactttaaatttctaaaatttcataCGAAATGAAACGTTAGTAAGTCGTTAATAGTTTGTTGGTTTTAATTTGGCAGTAACTAGAATGCATACGGGCTCTTATGAGATTGCAGCTTGTTAACCGAAGGTGAAGGGCTGAGGAGATGGAGGAAGCGCAGAGagataaagttaatgaaaaagcGGAATAAAGGTGAGATAATGAATAGCAAGAGAGAAAAGTGAATAGCTCTATGCGATCAGTTAGATAAAGATATGCGGGGAGAGTTCTTTTCATTGTTAGTAGAAAATTTGTACGAAAGCTGCCGGTGCTATCAAGTAATATGATGCAGAGGTGTTTGATGAAATTGCTTCCGTAATGAAGTATGAAGCCATGCAGATGGTACATGCCTGATTGGAGGAGAGAGGTTTTCATTTGGCCTTAGAAAAGACTCAAGTTGTGGTTATAGCAGGAAGGAGACGGTTGGCTTCAAAAGTTTAGTAGTAGGGGATGTGGAGATTGTGCCGGTAGCCAGGGTATAGTAACTCGAAGCCTGGACCGATAATAACAGATCGTTTCAGCCTCATCTGTTCCAGGCTGTacagaaaagtaaacaaacagtGGCTGCGGTGTGCAGGTTAATGAGCAGAATTGGCGGACTGAGTTTGGCGAAAAGGAGGCTATTGGCATTGGTAGCTCAGTCTGTCGTCATGTATGCGGTTCCGGCATGAAAACGAGCCTTGACAAAGAAGAAGGCCCGGAGCCAATTGTCAAGCCTTCAGAGGCCCTCGGCTAATGGGGCAGTTAGGGCGTATCGTACAGTCTCGACCGAGGCGGCGTTGGTGATAGCTGGGATGCCCCCGTTGGATCTTGTGGCAGACGAAATGGTGGAAAGAGCAGAAGTGCAATCGAAGAGTCAGGCGAAAGGGGAAATTTTGGATAAGTGGCAGCAGAGTTGGAACAGGAGTCAGGTGCTGGACGAGAAAGCTGGTGGCTAGTCAAGAAACATGGTAAAGTCAACTATGAATTGACGCAATTCTTGACTGGCCATGGCTGCTTTAATAAGGAGGAGGTCACCGGAGTGTAGGTATTGTGGACAATTCGATACGGTATAACACATGGTGTTTAACTGTTTTAGATGGGAGGATGCTAGGAGGGAATTGCTGATTACTGTTGGTGCCATAACACCGGATAATGTGATAGAAGAAATGTTGCATAGACCTAGAAACTGGAACCTAATTGATAGTATGCTGGGCAACATTTTGAAAAGGAAGGCGatggaggaagttgaagaggaagcGGATGATACATAGTGGGGTAATGTAGGGTGTGGTTGGATAGCCCGATTCATGAGAAGTACGATGCTGAGGTGTCGCAATTCCGATGAGTGAATGGGGACTCCTGGGATGAGTAGGAAGGGAaagcgtaaagaccgagtcccgattgGAGGTCCCCTGTTTGGGGGACCTCTGGCTTGAGGCAGAcaaataaagaccgagacccggttaggggacccctgatttgaggcaggcgattGATAGGACCTATTCCCGGCTGACCGGGTGGTACCCCTTGCCGGGGATGGCATGGTCGCCCGGAAGGTTAGAGACAATGACACCGCTAAAACCGAGTATGCTCACGTGGGGCGGATCCGGGCGTAGGAGataggaaaaaacaaaaaccattccaaagaaaaccggtatcactatctagtattcaaatccgtattatggtaactgcctttactaggatttgaaccttagaactctcaaatttaaaaccagctgatttgtgatgacgagttaaccattacaCTAGTTCGGTGGGATAGGAATGATCAGCCTgtgtctgtacaagactagacttcatttacattcaaacaagtcaccctcattcatcatctgaataTCTTGtggtggttccgtaggctaaacagtaaaaaagtatatatatatatgtgtgtgtgtgtgtgtgtgtgtgtgtgtgtgtgtgtgtgtgtgtgtgtgtgtgtgtgtgtgtgtgtgtgtgtgtgtgtgtgtgtgtgtgtaaatctAATGATGTCTATGAGTCTGTAACTTTTTCAACAGACTGAGGTGCAATTTTACATTAACATAGGTTTTTGTTTCTGAAAAGAACATAGCACCTAGGACCATTGCCTTTACGAAATGTTATATCGTTTCAAAATGGTGGCTGTTTTAATAGCTTGCGGTGACAACCTCAATGTTCTTTatcgatattcaactttactttgGCCAAACCGTTGATCAAATCGAATTCAGAAACCACTTGCACTATTTGAAACTGGATTTTCTACAAAGAGGTTTTCCttgtctttttcaatatttttttcggttatCGAGAAAAGGTACTTTAAAGGTGCAGCGATGTACAGCACAACGGCCTTCTCGTGACGTTTGTCGAGTAACGCTAAGAACagtgcaaaatacttttttactcctGCGAAAGACGAGTAATCAGCACTAACTCTTATTTTGAAAGTGGaagccgactattctgaaacctgtATACTTCAGATCAGTTAAAGTTTCGAGTCTTGTGCTGTTCAAACTATTTCTCTAAAGAAACAACATAGGAGtgatagtttttacaaatttaacaggCCTgtactgttatttatcagtattattagcAGAAGCTTGAGGATAATAAACGTAGCAGAGTGTCTACGGGGTTTAGCCTTGACCGGCTACTAAtttgtaaaagtatattttagtaaaaaatggtTACTTTTCTTTAAAGAGAAATTATAGAAGATTACTTATAATTGTAGTAACcgcaaaaaaatatttccctagtgcgataaaacttaaaaaaactttttattcttaactattaatttataaatacctaagttatataaaaagaagaaaactttgaaatacattttttttatttcattaaaaaaattaatgtatatattttttaaattgtttggtaGAAATTCATTCCATATAGTAGTTGTACgttgtaaatttagaaaagttcAATTAGAATAGTTTATTTCTCTTTAAGAGTTATCAAaaggtaaactttttttattaaaaaaaaaacaatctatttttcaatgaaaaatttctatcagataaaataaaatacatacttttaTTGAAACACAAACCATAATTCTTCCAGAAgacttttttatcatatttattttagttaccaTAACCGTAATAATTATTGGTGATTTGTCATAAGGAAAACgtgtatttttgaaaatgagaaaattatttgcAAGAATAATAAGCAACCAATACCAGGCTTACTCTGATAAATGAGAAATGAAATGGCTTACAgtgttgttttctttattaaagcaTAACCTTTATTACCATGTTAAATTACGGAAATGCAGATGATATTATACAACCTACAAGTGTCACATACAGTTAGTTCACCATAGAAACTTGTCAAtgtaatgaacattattattctcagagaaaattGATTCCGACTTGCACTTCATTTGTGTGTGTTGTGACAACACTTGCATTTCATTTGTGTGATATACAAGGGATCGGGTATTAGTTGCTACCCCAGTTTTTTCCcctttatattaataaagcagtaaattaaaatattattttctatgaggtgatattaaatttgatttaaacacaaaaatttagtaaaatttcatcagaaattttatataaatttgattttaaatccataataatacaaagtttttttttttagggttgtTTTACAAAAAAGGCTTTATTCCATACTACAACATCCGATTACTCTTTAGTAGTGCATACAACCtcttttattgataaaacaatcTTAATAAAGGAATTTCTAGAAGGATttgatgatgtaattttattgacTGCTCCTCGCCGCTTTGGTAAAAGCACAAATAtggatatgataaaaaaattttgtgaaatagaattggatattaatactgaaaaaccaacaaataatactgaaaatttaaaaattttttcacaaaataatttattaatttataaagaaaaagaattctttaataatcattttggaaaatatcctgttatttttttagattttaaagcaTTAAGTAGtgattcttttgataattttttggaaactttcaggataaaaataatggaagtgtttataattcatgaatatatgttagaaaataagtgtttaaataagcagcaagaaaaagaatttaaaaaattttattattacgataaaatttcggttttacaTCCGATGTACCTACATAGAAGTTTAGTGTTTTtatcatcaattttatacacacactttaaaaaaaaggtaatagtaTTAATAGACGATTACGATTGGCCGGTACAAGAAGCAATTAATTATTCTGGTGTAgaagttgataaaattattatatttattaaaaaatttacttctaatttattaaaatcaaatctttACGTAGAAAAAGCATTAATAAATGCTTGTATTGGACAAGAAGGAATTTTAACAATAgacgaaaataatataaaacacgtaaattttttcaaaaatcataaattttcaaagttttatggTTTTACTGACgaggaagttaaaat belongs to Lycorma delicatula isolate Av1 chromosome 1, ASM4794821v1, whole genome shotgun sequence and includes:
- the LOC142317538 gene encoding uncharacterized protein in vnfD 5'region-like — translated: MPPLDLVADEMVERAEVQSKSQAKGEILDKWQQSWNRSQGCFTKKALFHTTTSDYSLVVHTTSFIDKTILIKEFLEGFDDVILLTAPRRFGKSTNMDMIKKFCEIELDINTELDFKALSSDSFDNFLETFRIKIMEVFIIHEYMLENKCLNKQQEKEFKKFYYYDKISVLHPMYLHRSLVFLSSILYTHFKKKVIVLIDDYDWPVQEAINYSGVEVDKIIIFIKKFTSNLLKSNLYVEKALINACIGQEGILTIDENNIKHVNFFKNHKFSKFYGFTDEEVKILLKKLKISKKLDDLREWYGGYNVENSDIEIYNPYSVVSYLKSNELKSYWFESGYIVNIDKLFLNEKIHEKIDSFFDKTKQNIFPIAKLDIFQILKLRDMIINIENSIKNSLTLTLMTVIDLRVKVANPSLNSSIGEFIILRLPFNIVKAACVAFKLLGML